Within Micromonospora narathiwatensis, the genomic segment GCTGCTCGGCCGGGATCTCCTCGGTCGCCGACGAGCAGCCCTGCGTCTCCTTCGCCGCCTCGCCGAGGAAGCCCGAGACGAAGTACGGGACGCCGTTGCAGACCTGGTTGGCGGGGGCGGCCACCAGCCCGTAACCGTGCGTGTAGACGGTGTGCCGGTTGATCCAGTTGCTCTGCTGCGGGGTCAGCTCGCCGTAGTTGATCTCCCGGAGGCCGACCACGTAGTCGGAGGTCTTGCCGGCGACCTTGTACCGGTCGATGTCCAGCTTCGCGCCGAAGTCGTAGAAGCCACGCACCTGCTGGAGCTGGGTGTACGTCTCGGAGACCAGCTGGGGGTCGAGCAGCCGGATGTTCGACACCACCGAGGTGTCGGTGGCCAGGCTGGCCGGCGGGACGAGGTTGCTCGCCGCGTACCCGTTGCTCTTCGCGCCGGTCAGCCCGTACGCCTCCCGGGTCGCCTCGATGCTGCGCTGGATGTACGGCGCCTCCTTGTCGCGGGCGCTCGGCTTCACCTCGAAGGTCTGCACCGCCCACGGGTAGATGCCGCCGATCGCCACCGCCGACACGCCGAGCAGGGCGAGCGCGATGCCGGGCCAGACCAGGTTCCGCATCACCGCGTTGGAGAACACGATGATCGCGATGGCCACCACGATCGAGATGTACGCCAGGATCTCCTTGGCCGGGAGCAGGGCGTTCACGTCGGCGTAGCCGGCGCCGTAGAGCTTGGCGCCCTCGTTGTACTCCAGCAGCATCGCCCGCCGGTCCAGCACGTACGCGACCGCCTTGAGCAGGACGAAGACGGCGACCAACGTGCTCAGGTGGGCCCGCGCGGCGTTGGTCATCCGGTCGCCGACGCCCTGCAACCGCACCCCGCCGTAGATGTAGTGCACGGCCAGCGCCCCGAGCAGGGACAGCACCACCACGGTGAAGCCGACGCCGAGCAGATAGCGCCAGAACGGCAACTGGAAGACGTAGAACCCGACGTCGACCCCGAACTCCGGGTCCTTCACGCCGAAGTTCCCGCCGTTGCGGAACAGCAGCCACTGGCCCCACCGGCTCTGCGCGGACAGCCCGGCGAAGACCCCGATGACGGCGGAGACCAGGGTGATCCAGGTGCCGAGCCGGGGGCTCAGCAGCATCCGGTACCGCTCCAGGGTCGCCTGCTCGGGCGAGTGCGGGCGCAACTGGGGCCGCAGCCGGTACGCCAGCCAGAGGTTGCCCGCGATGATCGCCGCCATACCGGCCCCGACCACGAGGAACAGCACCAGCCGGGTGACGAGGACACCGGTGAAGACCTGGGTGTAGTGGACCTCGTCGAACCAGAGCCAGTCGGTCCACGCGTTGACTCCCCACCCGAGCAGGGTGAAGAGCAGGAACACCCCGATCAGGACCCCGATGGTGGCGCGTCCGCGCCGACTCATCCTTGGCAGGGGGCTGCTACGCATGACCACTGTTGGCTCCGCACGCTCGATGTGATCGGCTCCGACCAGGCACCCAGAGTACGGGGTCTTCCTGGACACGGCGGGTCAAGGTCGCGTCACGATCCTCTGCACGGCCGCCACGGCGGCTCAACAGCGGGTCGGTTGCCCCCCGGCGCGCAGCGTCTCCAGCGCCTTCAGCGCGTCGTCCAACGACGTCACCTTCAGCAGCGGCAAGCCGGGTTGCGGATTGCTGACCGCCTCGGCGCAGTTGTCGGCGGGCACCAGGAACACCTTCGCCCCGGCGTGCTTGGCGCCGACCAGTTTCTGGGCGATGCCGCCGATGGGGCCGACCCGACCCTCGTCGTCGATGGTGCCGGTGCCGGCGATGATCTTCCCGCCGGTCAGGTCGGCCGGCTCCAGCTTGTCGACGATCCCCAGGGCGAACATCAGCCCGGCGCTCGGCCCGCCGATGTCACCGAGGTCGATCTTCAGGGTGAACGGGTGCGGCTGCTGCTGGTCGATCTCGACGCCGATGCGGGGCCGGCCGTCCTGCTCCCGGCTGGTCACCGTGGCGGTGCCGGGCTGTCCGTCCCGGCTGTACCCGATCCTCAGCTCGGTGCCGGCCGGCTTGGCCCGGATCAGTTCGGTGAGCCGGGCGGCGCTGGTCACCTGCTGGTCGTCGACCGAGGTGAGCACGTCGCCGGGCTTGAGCGCGTTCGTCGACGGCCCGCCGGCGGTGACCGCCTTCACCAGCACCTGGACCGGATAGCCCAGCTCGCGCAGGGCCGCCGTCTCCGCGCTGGTCTGCGAGTTCTGGAAGTCCTCGGCGTTGCGCTTCTCGACCTCCTGCTGCGACTCGCCCGGCGGGTAGACCAGCTCGCGGGGCACCACCGCCTCGTCCTTCGAGAACCAGCCGGCCAGTGCCGAGCGGAGCCGGACGGTGGGCTGCACCCCTACCGTGGTGAGCCGCAGCTGCCCGGCGGAGGTGGACGCCGGCCGGCCGGTGACCTGGATGATCTCCTTGCCGTTCGAGGTGCCGAGGGTGTTGACCGTCGGGCCGGGACCGAGCACCACGTACGGGATGGGCACACTCAGCACCCC encodes:
- a CDS encoding YlbL family protein, translating into MRRRGVTVLLGALLTALLSIGVLSVPIPYVVLGPGPTVNTLGTSNGKEIIQVTGRPASTSAGQLRLTTVGVQPTVRLRSALAGWFSKDEAVVPRELVYPPGESQQEVEKRNAEDFQNSQTSAETAALRELGYPVQVLVKAVTAGGPSTNALKPGDVLTSVDDQQVTSAARLTELIRAKPAGTELRIGYSRDGQPGTATVTSREQDGRPRIGVEIDQQQPHPFTLKIDLGDIGGPSAGLMFALGIVDKLEPADLTGGKIIAGTGTIDDEGRVGPIGGIAQKLVGAKHAGAKVFLVPADNCAEAVSNPQPGLPLLKVTSLDDALKALETLRAGGQPTRC